One stretch of Halichoerus grypus chromosome 10, mHalGry1.hap1.1, whole genome shotgun sequence DNA includes these proteins:
- the SCAND1 gene encoding SCAN domain-containing protein 1, which translates to MAETEPSLVAAGGLALPPEKEEGAGLSSGPERNSAGSSSTPEAPPPAPEPSSPNAAVPEAIPTPPEAASAALELPPPAQGAPPFAEAAPRSPPHPGGSRPGPETFRQRFRQFRYQDAAGPREAFRQLRELSRQWLRPDIRTKEQIVEMLVQEQLLAILPEAARARRLRRRTDVRITG; encoded by the coding sequence ATGGCGGAGACTGAGCCGAGCTTGGTGGCTGCTGGGGGCCTCGCGCTGCCgccagagaaggaggaaggagccgGCCTGAGCTCAGGCCCGGAGCGTAACTCTGCGGGCTCCTCGTCGACCCCTGAGGCCCCACCGCCTGCCCCCGAGCCCTCCAGCCCCAACGCCGCGGTCCCCGAAGCGATTCCTACGCCTCCTGAGGCGGCCTCCGCGGCCTTGGAGttgcctcccccagcccagggcgCCCCGCCGTTTGCCGAAGCTGCTCCGCGCTCCCCTCCACACCCTGGCGGCTCCCGACCCGGCCCGGAGACGTTCCGCCAGCGTTTCCGACAGTTCCGCTACCAGGACGCCGCAGGCCCGCGGGAGGCGTTCCGTCAGCTGCGGGAGCTCTCCCGCCAGTGGCTGCGACCCGACATCCGCACGAAGGAGCAGATCGTGGAGATGCTGGTGCAGGAGCAGCTGCTCGCCATCCTGCCGGAGGCGGCACGGGCCCGGCGGCTTCGCCGCCGCACGGATGTGCGCATCACGGGCTGA